A stretch of the Chitinophagales bacterium genome encodes the following:
- a CDS encoding site-specific integrase, with translation MKASKIFHRNEYRIKIDFPFNVETESKIKRLPDAKWSAKQKAWHIPYNKIAFAELKKMFPGVEYESKPTTAIDAAHASSRQKTNANVSIQVSGRKITVHLPKNEVDTKFLLSFRYSRWDRKQFCWVIPNYPGNIDLLQEYFKERISTIVTNEALTVIGIIDDHRSIEKNDLLIIRTIAGRLKLYYGFNKELTYAVKKVPYSNWNPQHKCWSIPFAEKFLAEITRIASTQNLKIIYEEELRDPSKKPRKSFFDAGSYRKCPDEYLIKLRELRYSEKTLKTYKGAFEEFINYYHEAELSAINEAMIIDFLRYLVIERQVSTSYQNQSINAIKFYYERVMGAQRKVYLIERPIKEKTLPVVLNVKEIGALLNATGNIKHKAILMLGYSAGLRVSELINVRLKDIDSKRMQVRIEQSKGKKDRYSLLSNRLLAVLREYFKIHRPKEWLFEGIGGGQYSVRSIQEIMNAAVKKAGIKKKVTVHTLRHSFATHLLEQGTDLRYIQSLLGHESSKTTEIYTHITTKGFDQIVSPLDKLENI, from the coding sequence ATGAAAGCCAGCAAAATATTTCACCGGAATGAATACCGGATCAAAATTGATTTTCCATTCAATGTGGAAACAGAGTCAAAAATAAAGCGGCTGCCGGACGCGAAATGGAGCGCCAAGCAAAAAGCGTGGCATATTCCATACAATAAAATCGCCTTCGCGGAATTGAAAAAAATGTTTCCCGGAGTTGAATATGAATCAAAACCCACAACTGCCATAGATGCAGCGCATGCATCGTCTCGCCAAAAAACCAATGCCAACGTCAGCATACAGGTTTCTGGTCGGAAAATAACCGTTCACTTGCCAAAGAATGAGGTGGATACGAAGTTCCTCCTTTCCTTCCGGTACAGCAGGTGGGACCGCAAGCAATTTTGCTGGGTGATCCCCAATTATCCGGGTAACATCGATTTGCTGCAAGAATATTTCAAAGAAAGAATTTCCACAATTGTTACCAACGAAGCGCTAACGGTGATAGGAATCATTGACGATCACAGAAGTATTGAAAAGAATGATTTACTGATCATCAGAACCATAGCAGGCCGGCTTAAATTATATTATGGATTTAACAAGGAACTGACATATGCGGTAAAGAAGGTTCCGTACAGCAACTGGAATCCGCAGCACAAATGCTGGAGCATTCCATTTGCCGAAAAATTCCTGGCGGAAATAACAAGAATCGCCAGCACTCAGAACCTCAAGATTATTTACGAGGAGGAGTTGAGGGATCCGTCTAAAAAGCCAAGAAAGTCTTTCTTTGATGCCGGAAGCTATCGCAAATGCCCCGATGAATACCTGATAAAGCTGCGGGAATTGAGGTACAGTGAAAAAACCTTGAAGACATACAAAGGGGCATTCGAGGAATTTATCAATTATTACCATGAAGCGGAGCTCTCTGCCATAAATGAAGCCATGATCATTGATTTCCTCAGGTACCTGGTAATCGAGCGGCAGGTATCTACTTCCTATCAGAACCAGTCCATAAATGCCATTAAATTTTATTACGAAAGGGTTATGGGCGCACAGCGGAAGGTATATTTAATTGAGCGACCTATAAAAGAAAAGACGCTGCCTGTTGTTTTGAATGTAAAGGAAATAGGTGCATTGCTCAATGCCACAGGAAATATCAAGCACAAAGCGATCTTAATGCTTGGTTATTCCGCAGGATTAAGAGTGAGTGAATTGATCAATGTCCGGTTAAAGGATATTGACTCTAAAAGAATGCAGGTCAGAATAGAACAATCCAAAGGCAAAAAGGACAGGTATTCACTTTTATCAAACAGGCTGTTAGCTGTCTTACGCGAATACTTTAAGATCCACCGGCCGAAAGAATGGCTTTTTGAAGGAATTGGTGGCGGACAATATTCCGTCAGGAGTATTCAGGAGATCATGAATGCCGCCGTAAAAAAAGCCGGTATCAAAAAGAAAGTGACGGTGCATACGCTGCGTCACTCTTTTGCCACCCACTTGCTGGAGCAGGGAACTGATCTTCGTTACATCCAAAGTTTATTGGGGCATGAAAGCAGCAAAACCACAGAAATCTATACTCATATTACCACCAAAGGTTTTGATCAGATTGTAAGTCC